In Lolium rigidum isolate FL_2022 chromosome 3, APGP_CSIRO_Lrig_0.1, whole genome shotgun sequence, the genomic window CATCTGTGGCTGCCATATCCCTCGAGTTTTGTACCGATTCCTGTATCTATTTCGAACATTATTGATCAATAAAATGGGAGCGGTTTAtctcaaaaaggaaaaaaaaaaaccctagtgGAGCCCCATGTAGTGCTGTACGGCGGTGGTCTGACCTTTGCTATGGTACACCCTTTTCAATCTTTTGAGTATGTTTTAGAGATTTGTTTTTGTGGGTGAGTATGTTTTAGAGATATATAGACTATAGTTGTAATATTGTTGTGATGTATATTTCTCCAGTGTTCTGTAGTTCCTCCATCACAAAATATAAGATTACCATTTATTTTGTGGTAGAACTTTGACTAACAATTTGCCCAATAAAATATGAGATACGATTGGATTCGTATTTGAAATATGTTTCCAACAATATATATTTTGGTGTCATATGACTTATACTTTATTTGTTAAATTATTGATCAAAGTTTTAGCTCGgaaaaacagagggagtatttttttTCGAACCATGCTGACAAATTGTATACCCATATGTATTTACGACCAGTAAAACAGACACTGCCAATCTAATATGCAGGTTACAGAAATTGGATTATCTATTAATCTATACTACACATGGTCCCATTACACGCTGCTCGAAAGAAACGGCATGTCACTGATTTTTACTAATTTGAGCTGCATCTGCTATAGTGACTTTGCTTGTAGTTTCAGGCTGCGCCAGCTCGTGAGATACGCTTCTACTCAACGCGCTCTCCCATCTCTCTCTCGTCCTGTGGCAGAAGTGATCGATCGGCCTACTTATATGAATATGGGGCGGTTGCCGGTGGTGAAGATTGAATTGGTGGTGATTGATAGGGACACAAGCAAATCCCGGGGAAATGACGCATGTGGCAGTGTGGCACTCAAGAGGGAAAGGACAATCGTCGAAGCAAATGTTGATGCAGAAGAAAGCGATAAGAGTGAGGGtgagaagaagaaaatgaaggacAAGGGTGAACCGGCATCTGCTGATGCAGACTAACAAAGGAGAAGATTGAATCGTCTGATGGAGACAAAGGCTGGGTGGAAGCCAAAAGAAGGAGGATAGCAGTATGTCCGTGTTGATTCTGGAAGTGAACCAACTGCAGATGGcggtgaatttgacaaaagctAGATGAAATAGAAGGAAATGAACAACCAAGATGCAGATGAGAAGAGATGCAAAGGTCAGAGAGTGTGTTTCAGCCGGAATGCTAACTTCCTAGTTTGCAGATGGCAAAGATGCAAAAGGGGCTATTATCATCCCGTACGAATTGTTACACGTTTTTCTGTTTTGAACTGGAAATGGATATTAACTAGTCTACTATCCATCTCACAATAGTCGTGGAACTGCAAGTGCAAATTTGATAAAGATAAGACACCCACATGTCGAGAagacaatcttttttttttttgaactggagAAGACAATCTGTTCATATGCGCTGCATGTTTTTTGGTACAATTACAGGTTCGCCTGGGATTTTCTACTGTCTGGCTATTCCAGACAGGAATAACTAATCCTCTCcaagaacaaaaataaaaaatatagccTAAAACTGCGGGGAACAACTCCTTCAATTGTTGCAATTTCAACTGCTCTCTTCCTTAGGATTTCGAAGAACTGGTCTTGCCTATGTGGAACCCTTTCATTCTCCCGCTGGGCTTCGAATTGGAGAATCTAGTGCATGAATTATCGACGTGTGGAGACTCTTTACTCTTTCAATATCACGTAGACGGCGTATATGATTCCTGGCAGGTATCCGAAAAATGACAGCAGGAGACAGATCCAGAACTCAAGCTGGGGCAGAAACAACACAAATAACGGATCAGATCAGATCAACCATGCGGAATGGTACATATATATTTCCAATGTCTGAATGCGCAAATGTATGGATGGTAATGGTAAAGATCTAGCGTCACAACGACGACCCTGCGACGATGTGGAGGCGCGCGTACGTACCTCGCAGCCGTACTTGATGAAGACGCCGAGGGGAGGGAGGATGATGGCGAGGATGATGTCGATAATGGTCGCCGTGCTATCCGACATTGGCGGCCGGGCCCCCGCGTTCTCCGACATTGTTCGTGTCCGGACCTGTGCTGCGAGCGACGGGGATCGATCGCTCACCGGCGAGTCCGGGGTTTCTTATGATTGTGTGGACGTGGGAAGAAGCCGCCGGGATGCAATGCATACACGAACGTACGGGGAATAGCGCCTTGGCTTCACCAGAACGGGGACGCATGAAGAACCAAAATAAGGCTGTAATCTGCACGGGTGGCTTTTGTTACTTCGAAATAGAGGAGTAGTTCCTCACCAAAAAAACTAAATAAATAAAGAAGGAGACAAGGAAACTGCAAGATCGCCAAACAATAACTAACCCATCTCCGGACCGTGGCTATATACTGTACACCGGCAAACATATGCTCCAGCCGATCTCGAAAAGGAATGCCTGTAAACTTTGACAAGGTTTACATAAAAAGAAGTCAAATAATACTTCCTCCGTCCTTAAAATAATGTGACGGATTtttctaaattcgaatgtatctatacactaaagaaTGTCTACATacgtccaaatttagacaaacttacgACATTCTTTTATGTACAGAGGTAGTACTATATAAAGATATCATGTGAAAATGTATCATGATGTCTCTAATGACATTGATTTGGTATTTCAGATATTGAGAATTTTTtctataaatttagtcaaagtcATATTGTTTGACTTTGTAAAAAAACTATATAGGCCTTCTTTTCAAAAATAGAGGTAGTAAACATGCAATACATGTTTTGTCTAGTATATAACTAAGTGTATACAATATCACTAAACTTGAAACTCTTCAACATATCTGTATTCGTGAGCTTAGCACTTTTTTCTGGCAACCACAACATCTAACAACAATTTGAAACTTAGTGGAACTTACATTTATCAGAACCAATAAACGTGGATGACAATTGGATTAGATACAATTTATCAATTGATTTTCATAACTAGATTACAAGACAATTATTATTATATTTGTCGACCCATATAGATGGCTTAATTGTTACAATAAAAAGTTTTCACTTCCATGTACATTTACTTATTCCGTTATCAAAGATTTTTAACTAATTTATTTATAGTATGAACTGAAGAAACTTTCATGTTCTAAACACTTTTCCCTATGTTTTGTTGTCCCTCTCCGCCAATGGGTTTCACTACAAAGACCCTACGACCCATAGTACTCATCACGATATATTCACTACAACAACTCATAATAAATTTGGTAAAACAACTCAGTACACTTGTTGAAATATACCAAGACACCAACCATAACAAGTTAATGAACTAATTGTAATAATTCGATATGATTACATCAACATGCATGGCTTGTACTTCTTGCAGTGGTGTTGGTCTAAGATGGCGAACCCAAGTCACATGAAGGGTGGTGATTACTTGATATAATTGTTGTCGTAGTGGTGAACCATTTGCTTATGTGCTTATCGAGAGTGTCCCATCCTAATAAggttttgttttgtttcattGTATCAAAGTGAATGGTGCTATCAACCATTAATTTCAAACTATGATGGGTCTTCGACATGATGATCATGTCTATGGTATTGTTCAATATTGTTGCTCACATGCCAGCCATTCTCATTGAGCGAGCTAAGGAAGATGGTGGTACACTTACATACGGTTTAGTATGATGCATTgtgtatctctacctcatttcgGGCAGTAATTTGTTCATGGTATTGGTGAATAGTTTGATTTGTTGGAGATGCGTACATATATGTTATCTTTCCTGAAACTCTTTTGTGCTAATGTATAAGTTCACACATACTTTAGAGGAATACATAAGAGTTCCACTATGCCATGTTGACTTGAGGAGGGAATGCGGTAGTAACAAAACCAAGGCCCAACTCTTTGATGAGTATCAAAGCAATATTAGGGGACCTTGAGTCTTCATGAATAGGCTGGACATATGTGTCTTAA contains:
- the LOC124700764 gene encoding hydrophobic protein LTI6A-like, yielding MSDSTATIIDIILAIILPPLGVFIKYGCELEFWICLLLSFFGYLPGIIYAVYVILKE